Proteins co-encoded in one Nicotiana sylvestris chromosome 7, ASM39365v2, whole genome shotgun sequence genomic window:
- the LOC104220637 gene encoding putative F-box/kelch-repeat protein At1g15680 has product MVDSKSRSRKLQVRRKKKSLFIFNNLTDELLNEVLIRLTSIKEAIRCKLVCKRWLSLISSDYFATTSSVHNRNNDKTTLPFTVVLYNRKNYVGYEEFLHGKGLSRRVELGFLNAGRPDDHLISLEASCGDLILFSGGSKYSVVNYCICNILTKQWIVLPPTLSTKGIFGESVGFLYEPLDNDDRRNKYLVLRFIPCDSRNLRFDVEIFSSDKGKWTKFVAMSPWILNNLSFKTPVIACGRMLYTLNYGISATRNCIVAFDPFTNDPDAQLLRVLDLPLKVHDILWSGNLGVCRGRLLFAQISLESIGCPCISVWKLEDYKTGEWTLVYKRVPTNKALRVLSLQS; this is encoded by the coding sequence ATGGTAGATTCAAAATCAAGAAGCCGCAAGTTGCAGGTTCGTCGCAAGAAAAAGTCACTATTTATTTTCAATAATCTGACGGACGAACTCCTTAATGAAGTCCTCATCAGACTAACAAGCATCAAAGAAGCAATTCGTTGCAAATTGGTTTGCAAACGCTGGCTTTCTCTAATCTCCTCTGATTACTTCGCGACAACCTCTTCCGTTCACAATCGCAATAATGATAAAACTACGCTCCCCTTTACTGTTGTTTTATATAATCGAAAAAACTACGTAGGATATGAAGAGTTTTTGCATGGTAAGGGTTTATCAAGGCGTGTGGAATTAGGGTTTCTCAACGCAGGTCGGCCCGATGATCATTTAATTAGTCTAGAAGCATCATGTGGTGACTTAATATTATTCTCTGGTGGAAGTAAATACTCTGTTGTGAATTACTGCATCTGTAACATTCTCACTAAGCAATGGAttgttcttcctccaactctGTCAACAAAAGGGATTTTTGGTGAGAGTGTTGGGTTCTTGTATGAGCCTTTGGATAATGATGATCGGCGCAATAAGTATCTGGTGTTACGATTTATTCCTTGTGATTCAAGGAATTTAAGGTTTGATGTCGAGATATTTTCGTCTGATAAGGGAAAATGGACCAAATTTGTTGCTATGTCTCCATGGATTTTGAATAATCTGAGTTTTAAGACTCCGGTTATTGCTTGTGGACGGATGTTATATACATTGAATTATGGAATTAGTGCTACGCGTAATTGTATTGTCGCGTTTGATCCATTCACTAATGATCCTGATGCTCAACTTCTACGCGTTCTTGATTTACCACTTAAGGTTCACGACATTCTTTGGTCTGGCAATTTGGGAGTGTGTCGAGGTCGTCTACTGTTTGCTCAAATAAGTTTGGAATCAATTGGATGCCCCTGTATAAGTGTATGGAAGCTTGAGGATTACAAAACGGGGGAATGGACATTGGTGTACAAGAGAGTCCCTACAAACAAGGCGTTAAGAGTCCTCTCACTTCAGTCGTGA
- the LOC138873882 gene encoding uncharacterized protein translates to MRMLRWMYEYTRRDKIRNEVIRDKVGVASLEDKMRESRLRWFEHVKRRSIEPPIRRCERLAMASLKRDRGRPKKYWGEVIRQDMALIQLTKDMTLDRRATRLRIRIKETYLRFQEYGWTMSTKNPSSQEGI, encoded by the exons atgaggatgttgagatggatgtatgAGTATACCAggagagataagattaggaatgaagttatccGAGACAAAGTGGGAGTAGCCTCcttggaggacaagatgcgagaGTCGAGACTGAGATGGTTCGAACATGTTAAGAGGAGAAGCATTGAACCTCCCattaggaggtgtgagaggttggccatgGCAAGTTTGAAAAGAGatcgaggtaggcctaagaagtattggggagaggtgattaggcaggacatggcgctGATTCAGCTCACTAAGGATATGACCCTTGATAGAAGGGCGACGAGGTTGAGGATTAGGATAAAAG AGACGTATCTAAGATTTCAAGAGTATGGATGGACCATGAGCACCAAAAATCCAAGTTCCCAAGAGGGTATTTGA